From a region of the Pontixanthobacter gangjinensis genome:
- a CDS encoding RHS repeat-associated core domain-containing protein has protein sequence MRLAQPQQPSRNHRRAKDDKAPCNNPHPLPPLQPASQSNGPGAGDDPLIRYPGSSTARNDAHYLYADRLGSIVQEVKRDGTVTAINSYDAYGIPGASSGINNQGRFRYTGQTWIPELGMYYYKARMYSPTLGRFMQTDPIGYSDGMNVQTYVGNDPVNGVDPLGLCRFELWGMVRRTYDQDGNEIGEPEILYTYAKQVSECESSGLLDKALFKELERHDTSYSKIRAVVRQNPDGYSDPTTVTICTIGGTAIPTGLATIYGANTTLAIYNRLKPAGPGTRIYGDGKGSRI, from the coding sequence TTGCGACTGGCCCAGCCTCAGCAGCCCAGCCGCAATCACCGGCGCGCCAAAGATGATAAAGCACCCTGCAACAACCCGCACCCCCTGCCGCCACTCCAGCCGGCCAGCCAGTCGAACGGTCCCGGCGCAGGCGATGATCCGCTGATCCGCTACCCCGGCAGCAGCACCGCCAGAAACGATGCGCATTACCTCTATGCCGACCGGCTTGGCTCGATTGTGCAAGAGGTGAAGCGCGACGGCACGGTCACCGCAATCAACAGCTACGATGCTTATGGTATTCCCGGCGCAAGCAGCGGAATTAACAATCAGGGCCGGTTCCGCTATACAGGGCAGACATGGATACCGGAGCTGGGAATGTATTATTACAAAGCCCGCATGTACTCACCGACGCTGGGCCGGTTTATGCAGACCGATCCGATTGGGTATTCCGATGGGATGAACGTTCAAACATATGTTGGCAATGACCCCGTGAATGGCGTGGATCCGCTTGGGCTTTGCCGTTTTGAGTTATGGGGAATGGTTAGGCGAACCTATGATCAGGACGGTAACGAAATTGGGGAACCGGAAATACTCTATACCTATGCAAAACAGGTTTCAGAATGTGAAAGTTCTGGTCTTTTGGATAAAGCACTATTCAAAGAACTAGAACGGCATGATACATCTTACAGCAAAATTCGAGCTGTTGTTAGGCAAAACCCTGACGGCTACTCTGACCCAACGACTGTTACAATATGCACCATCGGAGGCACGGCAATACCAACTGGATTGGCAACGATTTATGGGGCAAATACCACGCTAGCGATTTACAATCGATTAAAGCCAGCTGGGCCTGGTACGCGTATATACGGTGATGGTAAGGGCTCGCGCATTTGA
- a CDS encoding RHS repeat-associated core domain-containing protein — MAASGILRIPLGRLYEITESGSNITRFHYDGDALIGEYNASGTQLQRYIHGPGAGDDPLIRYPGSSTARNDAHYLYADRLGSIVQEVKRDGTVTAINSYDAYGIPGASSGINNLGRFRYTGQTWIPELGMYYYKARMYSPTLGRFMQTDPIGYSDGMNIYAYVGNDPVNMVDPSGLQGKGCVESPNSRIRDCSARDTAEDFLGEGAALEKVLALTAYLLGEANLSDTANAVSDASDQSILGNDIDDSLTEIIVLGEIESLKLVSREGEGRNEWIVLPTLSRDALWYQLKLLGGTEHKPKEGVWVLTLTPNLKVIYRNSTKKNKPKTLEFQRGTKNDRQFEKFRFSY, encoded by the coding sequence ATGGCGGCGTCAGGGATCCTGCGCATTCCCTTAGGCCGCCTTTATGAAATTACCGAAAGCGGCAGCAATATCACCCGCTTCCATTATGATGGCGACGCGCTGATTGGCGAATACAACGCCTCCGGCACTCAGCTACAGCGTTACATTCACGGCCCCGGTGCAGGCGATGATCCGCTGATCCGCTATCCCGGCAGCAGCACCGCCAGAAACGACGCGCATTACCTTTATGCCGACCGGCTTGGCTCGATTGTGCAAGAGGTGAAGCGCGACGGCACGGTCACCGCCATCAACAGCTATGATGCATACGGCATACCGGGCGCAAGCAGCGGAATTAACAATCTGGGCCGGTTCCGCTATACAGGGCAGACTTGGATACCGGAGCTGGGAATGTATTATTACAAAGCCCGCATGTACTCACCGACGCTAGGCCGGTTTATGCAAACCGATCCGATTGGGTATAGCGACGGGATGAATATCTATGCCTATGTTGGCAATGATCCGGTGAATATGGTGGACCCGAGTGGGTTGCAGGGTAAGGGGTGCGTCGAAAGTCCAAATAGCAGGATTCGTGATTGTTCCGCTCGCGACACCGCGGAAGATTTTCTTGGCGAAGGTGCTGCTTTGGAGAAAGTGTTAGCGCTTACCGCGTACTTGTTGGGCGAAGCAAATCTAAGCGATACTGCGAATGCAGTGTCCGATGCTAGTGATCAATCTATTCTTGGGAATGACATCGATGATAGCCTAACAGAGATCATAGTTTTAGGAGAAATTGAGTCCCTAAAACTTGTTTCGCGGGAAGGCGAAGGTAGAAACGAGTGGATCGTTTTGCCAACGCTAAGTCGCGATGCGCTTTGGTATCAACTTAAGCTGCTTGGTGGTACCGAGCATAAGCCTAAAGAGGGCGTTTGGGTGTTGACCTTGACGCCAAACTTGAAAGTCATTTACAGGAATTCAACAAAGAAGAATAAGCCAAAAACACTGGAATTTCAACGAGGCACCAAGAATGATCGGCAGTTTGAAAAATTTAGATTCTCATATTGA
- a CDS encoding RHS repeat-associated core domain-containing protein, translated as MAKPYGLRNGGKDQSNASLITHAFWQGGQTSRRMRDSSAPDDFFYLDAAKRLDEIFTNHPTATYDVRRSWTLNPAGQVANETMNNNLFADDPLPVADVAYTPNGLNQYAQVNGFAQTYDLNGNLTISRQSDGQGGTLSTSFVYDTENRLVSASGQNNVDLRYDPFGRLYQVTDSGSNITRFHYDGDALIGEYNASGTQLQRYIHGPGAGDDPLIRYPGSSTARNDAHYLYADRLGSIVQEVKRDGTVTAINSYDAYGIPGASSGINNLGRFRYTGQTWMPELGMYYYKARMYSPTLGRFMQTDPIGYSDGMNIYAYVGNDPVNAVDPTGLRECLDGDGSTIICADAPTCGAGEVMVWATDDSYGCASANDLKTPLDPFTGNPLDGPDSGGAVEMTMRSQKLVNL; from the coding sequence GTGGCAAAGCCTTATGGCCTGAGAAATGGTGGGAAGGATCAGAGCAATGCCTCGCTAATCACCCATGCGTTTTGGCAGGGCGGACAAACCTCGCGCAGAATGCGCGACAGCTCCGCCCCCGATGATTTCTTCTATCTCGATGCGGCCAAACGTCTGGACGAGATTTTCACCAACCACCCCACCGCCACTTATGATGTGCGGCGCAGCTGGACGCTTAATCCGGCGGGGCAGGTTGCCAATGAAACGATGAACAACAATTTGTTTGCCGATGATCCGTTGCCTGTGGCCGATGTGGCCTACACCCCCAACGGGCTCAACCAATATGCGCAGGTGAATGGCTTTGCCCAGACCTATGATCTGAACGGCAACCTCACTATCAGCCGACAGTCGGACGGGCAGGGCGGGACGCTTAGCACCAGCTTTGTGTATGACACAGAGAACCGCTTGGTCAGCGCATCGGGCCAGAACAATGTTGACCTGCGCTATGATCCGTTTGGCCGCCTGTATCAGGTGACCGACAGCGGCAGCAACATCACCCGCTTCCATTATGATGGCGACGCGCTGATTGGCGAATACAACGCCTCCGGCACTCAGCTGCAGCGTTACATCCACGGTCCCGGCGCAGGCGATGATCCGCTGATCCGCTATCCCGGCAGCAGCACCGCCAGAAACGACGCGCATTACCTTTATGCCGACCGGCTTGGCTCGATTGTGCAAGAGGTGAAGCGCGACGGCACGGTCACCGCCATCAACAGCTATGATGCATACGGCATACCGGGCGCAAGCAGCGGAATTAACAATCTGGGCCGGTTCCGCTATACAGGGCAGACTTGGATGCCGGAGCTGGGAATGTATTATTACAAAGCCCGCATGTACTCACCGACGCTGGGCCGGTTTATGCAAACCGATCCGATTGGGTATTCCGATGGGATGAATATCTACGCCTATGTTGGTAACGATCCGGTGAATGCGGTGGATCCGACTGGGTTGAGAGAATGTCTTGATGGCGACGGGAGCACAATAATTTGTGCCGATGCCCCAACTTGTGGCGCAGGTGAAGTGATGGTCTGGGCCACTGACGATAGCTATGGTTGTGCCAGCGCAAACGATCTAAAAACGCCTTTGGATCCCTTCACGGGGAACCCACTTGATGGCCCAGATTCAGGGGGGGCGGTGGAGATGACGATGAGGAGTCAGAAGCTTGTAAATCTCTAA
- a CDS encoding FG-GAP-like repeat-containing protein gives MLDLGYLNQPQERNKPNYRLWVTLAFIAFLAANFWLGSRYPALNEKAMMGGDTPVAGLSFDILFEVLPNSGILWEFTANVVNWINTNLKGMAFGVLFGSAVLTLLPLIQRRSFDNGFANSALGVVIGAPLGVCVNCAAPIAFGLHAGRMRLETTLSAMLASPTLNVIVVTMSFALLPFHLAVIKLVLALALVLLVVPLLCRYILKSETDSTRHDAVKVSNAASPTGLTAWIAKVLAPAEVESEKQGFVSSIQWFVKTYARNLFFIFIVTVPMMLVAAALGAVVATLTDPGELTRALPGRGAFMIISAMILIVLCASFVPAPIALDIILVTVLLQIGMRTEYAMATLIALGSFSVYAFFILWKAISLRTGIVVWAAVIALSMAGGILVKVSHSDVLQYYQNKQIEAIQAVDGIDWPTLHELPPAVSLADLRPTITSQAIRSNSVPASFQSSNGNLISLAKLELSDGVRTTEAEGPAFSRLVGTQIGLMEKGVNSPMRELGYQAMGGAIAAGDLHGDGWTDLVVTRPTHGLGLSVYANVGGKFVRQEHDLGVVDDSEVFNLALADLDGDAQLDMVVSTIRNGDFVFYNDGGNFTAEKMTVLNEPSQATLASISFADLDSDGDVDILSGRWGPRGVSEGWGLRPEHNRNQIFWNLGGEDFRVEELPGVAGQTLTTLISDFDLDGQLDIFSGDDAGATDLVTFLGEGGAIRSFGREEQPFPYYTNSSMSYAQGDWNNDLIIDYYAVQVAQSDGESRDRSADNRTLFNICTQFGEDIGWSESEVLKCASELLSIDQIRDGRNMRMLHDCGTSSLARDRAICGAASTIRSLENRFRNPKGDRQRFEKCHAALRTIPALQIYCDSLLLPAAKRMPKEEFEELYRPSFQNGNMLMMRKTPDGAFVDLAKEKGIRSPGWGWNGRFIDLDQDGWKDILVMTGIWQKAAGSMTNVFYRNDGQMFEDATESYGFQDVVPSYSYVSFDFDRDGDIDVFRDNNAMRMIVHRNDKPAGPALWVNLRDSHGNRLGLGARVTICVDGETTVRPGRCQMQLVDGSGGFKSSRPTAVHFGLGKAQQVSLIEIKWLDGEVSTIKPTNLLDGEITISRN, from the coding sequence TTGCTTGACCTAGGCTACCTCAATCAACCTCAAGAACGAAACAAGCCGAATTATCGGCTGTGGGTTACACTTGCTTTTATCGCCTTTCTGGCGGCCAACTTCTGGTTGGGTTCCCGCTATCCCGCGTTGAACGAAAAAGCGATGATGGGCGGGGACACGCCGGTCGCGGGATTATCCTTTGATATTCTGTTCGAAGTTTTACCAAACAGCGGAATCCTCTGGGAATTCACGGCAAACGTCGTCAACTGGATCAACACTAATCTGAAAGGTATGGCATTCGGAGTATTGTTCGGCTCCGCAGTTCTGACCTTGCTTCCGCTTATCCAGCGCCGTTCGTTCGATAACGGTTTTGCAAACTCGGCCTTGGGTGTTGTTATTGGCGCCCCTTTGGGGGTGTGCGTGAATTGCGCCGCACCAATCGCCTTTGGTCTCCATGCAGGCCGGATGAGGCTGGAAACGACCCTGTCCGCTATGCTGGCGTCACCCACATTGAACGTCATCGTCGTGACAATGAGCTTCGCACTGCTGCCGTTTCATCTGGCAGTCATTAAGCTCGTTCTCGCGCTCGCGCTGGTCTTGCTGGTGGTTCCACTCTTGTGCAGATATATATTGAAGAGTGAAACCGACTCTACTCGCCATGATGCAGTCAAGGTTAGCAATGCAGCATCCCCAACCGGATTGACCGCATGGATCGCTAAAGTGTTGGCGCCGGCAGAGGTGGAAAGTGAGAAGCAAGGCTTCGTGAGTTCGATCCAATGGTTTGTAAAAACCTATGCCAGAAACCTGTTTTTCATTTTCATTGTCACAGTTCCGATGATGCTCGTCGCAGCGGCGCTTGGCGCAGTTGTGGCAACGCTTACTGATCCGGGCGAGCTTACTCGTGCGCTTCCAGGCAGAGGCGCATTTATGATTATATCAGCAATGATCCTGATCGTGTTGTGCGCCAGCTTCGTTCCCGCTCCGATCGCGCTCGATATCATCCTCGTAACGGTTTTGCTGCAAATCGGAATGCGAACCGAATATGCAATGGCCACATTAATCGCGCTGGGTTCATTTAGTGTCTATGCGTTCTTCATTCTCTGGAAAGCGATTTCCCTGAGAACGGGCATAGTTGTCTGGGCTGCAGTTATTGCACTGTCGATGGCCGGTGGAATCTTGGTGAAGGTCTCGCATTCAGACGTATTGCAATATTATCAGAACAAACAGATCGAAGCCATCCAGGCAGTCGATGGCATAGATTGGCCAACACTCCATGAGCTGCCACCAGCGGTTTCACTCGCGGATTTGAGACCGACGATAACAAGCCAGGCAATTCGTTCAAATTCAGTGCCTGCAAGCTTCCAGAGCAGCAACGGTAATTTGATTTCCCTTGCCAAGCTTGAATTATCAGATGGGGTTCGGACGACGGAAGCCGAAGGCCCAGCCTTTTCTCGCCTCGTGGGCACTCAGATTGGTTTGATGGAAAAGGGGGTGAACTCGCCAATGCGAGAGCTGGGTTACCAGGCAATGGGTGGCGCAATTGCCGCCGGTGACCTTCACGGAGATGGTTGGACTGATTTGGTCGTCACACGCCCTACGCATGGATTGGGTTTGTCGGTGTATGCCAACGTTGGTGGAAAATTCGTCAGGCAAGAGCACGACCTCGGCGTGGTCGATGACAGCGAAGTATTTAATCTGGCGCTGGCGGACCTAGATGGCGATGCCCAGTTGGATATGGTCGTTTCAACCATCAGAAACGGGGACTTCGTATTTTACAATGACGGCGGAAATTTCACTGCCGAGAAAATGACCGTCTTGAACGAACCTAGCCAAGCAACATTGGCCAGCATCTCCTTTGCCGACCTCGATAGTGATGGTGATGTTGACATCCTTAGCGGCCGTTGGGGGCCAAGAGGAGTAAGCGAAGGCTGGGGCCTGCGGCCCGAGCATAATCGTAATCAGATCTTCTGGAATCTCGGTGGAGAAGATTTTCGTGTTGAGGAGCTGCCTGGAGTAGCCGGGCAGACTCTTACAACCCTGATCAGCGATTTCGACCTCGACGGTCAGTTGGATATTTTCAGCGGAGACGATGCCGGTGCAACCGACTTGGTCACGTTTCTCGGAGAAGGGGGAGCAATCCGATCATTTGGCAGGGAAGAGCAACCATTCCCTTACTACACCAATAGCTCGATGAGCTATGCGCAGGGCGACTGGAATAACGATCTCATCATCGACTATTACGCGGTTCAAGTTGCCCAAAGCGATGGCGAGAGTCGCGATCGGAGTGCCGATAATCGTACACTCTTCAATATCTGCACGCAATTTGGCGAAGACATCGGATGGTCCGAAAGCGAGGTTCTGAAATGCGCTAGTGAATTGCTTTCAATTGATCAAATCCGCGATGGACGGAACATGCGAATGCTGCATGATTGCGGTACATCCAGTCTTGCCCGCGACCGAGCGATCTGTGGCGCTGCGTCTACGATCAGAAGTTTGGAAAACCGATTTCGCAATCCGAAAGGTGATCGACAGCGGTTTGAGAAATGTCATGCAGCCCTCCGTACGATCCCTGCACTTCAAATATACTGCGATTCTCTATTACTTCCGGCGGCTAAGCGCATGCCCAAAGAGGAGTTTGAGGAGCTTTATCGGCCATCATTTCAGAATGGAAACATGCTGATGATGCGCAAGACCCCTGATGGGGCTTTCGTTGATCTGGCGAAGGAAAAAGGCATTCGAAGCCCCGGCTGGGGATGGAACGGGCGTTTCATCGACCTCGATCAGGATGGCTGGAAGGATATTCTGGTGATGACTGGAATTTGGCAAAAAGCTGCGGGCTCGATGACTAACGTTTTCTATCGAAACGATGGACAGATGTTTGAAGATGCAACCGAGTCATATGGGTTCCAAGATGTTGTGCCCTCTTACAGCTATGTCTCGTTCGATTTTGATCGTGATGGCGATATCGATGTTTTCCGCGACAACAATGCAATGCGGATGATTGTGCATCGGAACGACAAGCCCGCCGGTCCAGCTCTTTGGGTGAACTTGCGCGACTCTCACGGGAACCGTCTGGGACTTGGGGCGCGGGTGACTATTTGTGTGGACGGAGAAACAACAGTCAGGCCCGGTCGATGCCAAATGCAATTGGTCGATGGTAGCGGAGGGTTCAAGTCTAGTAGGCCGACCGCAGTGCATTTCGGCTTGGGCAAGGCGCAGCAAGTCTCTCTTATCGAAATAAAGTGGTTGGATGGAGAGGTTTCAACGATCAAACCAACTAACCTCTTGGATGGCGAAATCACAATTTCCCGCAACTAG
- a CDS encoding PqqD family protein — MTLEIREESVFAKPDSVLQTEVEQKTILMSTDNGKFIELNGQGSAIWGLIDGNRNAGEIHKILCARHDVAPEECEQDLYAFLSGLQEVTLIELTK, encoded by the coding sequence ATGACGTTAGAAATTCGCGAAGAATCTGTTTTCGCAAAACCGGATTCGGTCCTCCAAACAGAAGTCGAGCAAAAGACCATCTTGATGTCGACCGACAATGGCAAATTCATCGAATTGAACGGCCAAGGCAGCGCCATCTGGGGCTTGATTGATGGAAACCGTAATGCCGGCGAAATTCACAAGATATTGTGTGCTCGACATGATGTTGCGCCGGAAGAATGCGAGCAAGATTTGTATGCTTTTCTCAGCGGCTTGCAGGAAGTAACCCTGATAGAATTAACCAAGTAG
- a CDS encoding 2OG-Fe(II) oxygenase, with product MHSKAAAEFAILQQLSDPKFIRAFLTELDEKIRLTSENQEHWLARANLCRRGGFLKEAREAFLNYQRMAGGSAVRRMSQNNVTPVEVPTANGAKIAPIIMIDGFLDAKDQKGLLDYAVANKEAFRDANINSKQPQYDPDKRKTLVFHKFEFMRDHFINHISENIAQMTGDLGLEQFQVDIQEIKITNHVEGGFFRVHTDNRSEFAAAGRAITWLYYFSNVPSNFTGGDLLVFDSDIEKDEYQLQSFTKIAAKPNRLVAFPSWYYHAVVPVRQTSKKFADGRFAIAGHVRKVACKPGR from the coding sequence ATGCATTCGAAAGCCGCAGCAGAATTTGCTATTTTGCAGCAATTAAGTGATCCGAAATTCATACGCGCATTTTTGACAGAGCTTGACGAAAAAATCCGATTGACCTCTGAAAATCAAGAGCATTGGCTAGCCCGCGCAAATCTATGTCGTCGCGGCGGCTTCTTGAAAGAAGCGAGAGAAGCCTTTCTCAACTATCAACGCATGGCGGGCGGATCTGCCGTCCGTCGGATGTCCCAGAACAACGTAACGCCAGTCGAGGTACCGACTGCCAACGGAGCCAAGATTGCTCCGATCATTATGATTGATGGCTTTCTAGACGCGAAAGACCAGAAGGGCTTGCTGGACTATGCGGTCGCGAACAAAGAGGCGTTTCGCGATGCAAACATAAACAGTAAGCAGCCGCAGTATGATCCGGACAAGCGCAAAACCTTAGTCTTTCACAAGTTCGAGTTTATGCGCGATCATTTTATCAATCATATCTCAGAGAATATCGCACAAATGACCGGCGATCTGGGGTTGGAACAGTTCCAAGTCGATATTCAAGAAATCAAAATTACAAACCATGTGGAAGGTGGCTTCTTTCGGGTCCATACTGACAATAGAAGCGAGTTCGCAGCTGCCGGTCGCGCCATTACGTGGCTATATTATTTCAGCAATGTACCGAGCAATTTTACAGGCGGTGATCTGCTTGTGTTCGACAGCGACATTGAAAAAGATGAATACCAACTACAAAGCTTTACGAAAATTGCGGCCAAGCCCAATCGGCTAGTCGCATTTCCAAGTTGGTATTATCACGCGGTGGTCCCAGTCAGGCAAACCAGCAAAAAATTTGCCGATGGGCGTTTCGCGATTGCCGGCCATGTCCGCAAAGTGGCATGCAAGCCAGGAAGATGA
- a CDS encoding asparagine synthase-related protein, whose translation MSVLFGILALSDTAVPEEAESAIIEATRLWPDDRCKAIWNERWLIGCKHRFNVPQSPLAQQPFNSASDENLLVIFDGRIDNRLDLASKLSIDLDENTTDEYLISRAFAEYRTELGQHLIGDFAIAILDRSANHLYLIRDQMGVRPLFIASNQEFFAFASNQAALLALPWVDRTLDETWIADTLLACKVDVTSTAYRGIAMLPAAHWMAIEINVHEPQRYWQLELKHEHVERTDAEYIAEFRDLLFDAVRCRMRRISGLATEMSGGLDSTSIAVIASKLVEPSGDQIEAWSHVMPADNIGQAYPYADESTFIRSVCEMNPLINHRWADGRGMGIAASLRRASKVHSGPARSDLSLGSEEIFDALKANDIRVLLSGFGGDQLVTSHGSGWEQDCKAKKDWQTLRHEIWIRKASLTRRWATYLRQRLGLLDRIISGFRRPKPNRKIALMASGLRSDFARRTGYPQRAFVNPTRQLKGTVAERELDVIQSPHVVYRLEDSAVGAASYGVDYRYPLLDIRLLQFCLNLPVEQKLRGGSERRMIRQAMIGLLPDIVRLRHDKAGATVPTIHQKIFRDRMELIDDLNLAFDKGILGSFVHKEPICDHLIDMELSAPPHRVISPKFILRTCMLAAMSSGYENENKAV comes from the coding sequence ATGAGTGTTCTTTTCGGCATCCTAGCCTTGTCAGACACGGCAGTCCCGGAAGAGGCAGAGTCAGCGATCATTGAAGCAACCCGTTTGTGGCCGGACGATAGATGTAAAGCGATCTGGAATGAGCGCTGGCTGATAGGCTGCAAACATCGCTTCAATGTCCCACAGTCACCTCTGGCGCAACAGCCGTTCAATTCCGCAAGCGATGAAAATTTACTGGTCATATTCGATGGCCGCATTGACAACCGCCTTGACCTAGCATCGAAACTCTCGATCGATTTGGACGAGAATACCACCGATGAATATCTGATTTCTCGCGCATTCGCGGAGTATAGAACCGAACTTGGGCAACATCTGATCGGGGATTTTGCGATCGCGATTTTGGACCGCTCCGCCAATCACCTGTACTTGATCAGGGACCAGATGGGCGTCCGTCCACTGTTCATCGCATCCAATCAGGAATTTTTCGCCTTCGCATCGAATCAAGCGGCTCTATTGGCGTTGCCGTGGGTCGATAGAACGCTCGATGAGACGTGGATCGCCGACACGTTGCTGGCTTGCAAAGTGGACGTTACGAGCACAGCCTATCGCGGGATAGCGATGCTTCCGGCGGCGCATTGGATGGCCATCGAAATCAATGTCCACGAACCCCAGCGGTATTGGCAATTGGAACTGAAGCATGAACATGTCGAGCGGACCGATGCAGAGTATATAGCCGAGTTTCGTGACCTTCTGTTTGATGCCGTGCGCTGCCGTATGAGGAGGATTTCTGGCTTGGCAACCGAGATGAGCGGAGGCCTAGACTCGACATCAATTGCTGTGATCGCTTCGAAATTGGTTGAGCCAAGCGGTGATCAAATTGAGGCATGGTCACATGTTATGCCAGCCGACAATATTGGCCAAGCCTACCCATATGCCGACGAGAGCACTTTTATCCGTAGTGTTTGTGAGATGAATCCTCTCATAAATCACCGATGGGCTGACGGGCGAGGAATGGGAATTGCCGCTTCCCTACGGCGAGCATCGAAGGTCCATTCCGGCCCAGCGCGAAGCGATCTCTCTTTGGGGAGCGAGGAAATCTTCGATGCTCTCAAAGCAAACGATATTCGGGTTCTGCTGTCAGGCTTCGGCGGCGATCAACTTGTCACCTCTCATGGCAGCGGCTGGGAGCAGGATTGCAAAGCTAAGAAAGATTGGCAGACCTTACGGCACGAAATTTGGATAAGGAAAGCAAGTCTTACCAGACGTTGGGCAACATATCTCAGGCAAAGATTGGGATTGTTAGACAGGATCATCAGTGGTTTCAGACGACCAAAGCCAAACCGCAAAATCGCGTTGATGGCATCTGGATTAAGAAGTGATTTTGCGCGACGAACAGGATATCCGCAGCGAGCGTTCGTCAATCCGACAAGACAGTTAAAGGGGACTGTTGCCGAGCGGGAGCTCGATGTCATCCAGTCTCCGCATGTCGTCTATAGGCTCGAAGACTCAGCGGTGGGCGCTGCGAGCTATGGCGTAGATTATAGATACCCTCTTCTGGATATCAGGCTACTGCAGTTTTGCTTGAATTTACCAGTCGAGCAGAAACTGCGAGGCGGTTCAGAGCGCCGCATGATAAGGCAAGCTATGATCGGCTTGTTACCTGATATCGTCCGGCTCAGGCATGATAAAGCGGGTGCCACGGTACCGACCATACATCAAAAAATATTCCGTGACCGGATGGAATTGATCGATGATCTGAATTTGGCATTCGACAAGGGCATTTTAGGTTCGTTCGTTCACAAAGAACCAATTTGCGATCATTTGATTGATATGGAATTGAGCGCTCCTCCTCATCGCGTTATTTCCCCTAAATTCATTCTCCGAACCTGCATGCTCGCGGCCATGAGCTCTGGTTACGAGAACGAAAACAAGGCCGTTTAG
- a CDS encoding cistern family PEP-CTERM protein, giving the protein MKKNFALSVFAALAATLASPALAEPIMLDENDIGESFTIDYDGFADGIVIDDLTASTTFTLTGASSDTYTFDYVVNNTTDGAVGSRISSFAFNTNPDIIGASSSGTYNFTVLDSTYPNGIGTVDVCFKGGASNSCAGNQGGVTAGGTGTGSLSLSFTGPISSLTLDDFFVRYQSITGVDGIGSASGKQISSTSTSGGTPVPEPGMLGLFAASLMGLGLIRRRRRNALTPN; this is encoded by the coding sequence ATGAAGAAGAACTTTGCACTCAGCGTCTTTGCCGCCTTGGCTGCTACCTTGGCTAGCCCGGCTCTTGCCGAGCCGATCATGCTTGATGAAAACGACATCGGCGAAAGCTTTACGATCGATTATGATGGTTTCGCCGACGGCATCGTGATCGACGATCTGACAGCGTCAACGACCTTCACTCTCACAGGCGCGTCATCTGACACATATACATTTGACTATGTCGTCAATAACACCACGGATGGGGCCGTTGGTTCACGCATTTCGAGCTTCGCGTTTAATACCAACCCTGACATCATCGGCGCTTCGTCGAGCGGAACATACAATTTTACGGTTCTAGATTCAACTTACCCGAATGGTATCGGTACCGTTGATGTTTGTTTCAAAGGAGGCGCAAGCAATTCTTGCGCAGGCAATCAAGGCGGTGTCACCGCGGGCGGAACCGGAACAGGCTCGCTCAGCCTTTCATTCACAGGTCCAATTAGCTCCCTGACACTGGATGACTTTTTCGTTCGCTATCAGTCAATTACTGGCGTTGACGGGATTGGTTCTGCAAGCGGCAAACAGATCTCCAGCACGTCCACCAGCGGCGGAACTCCGGTTCCAGAGCCGGGAATGTTGGGCTTGTTTGCAGCATCACTCATGGGGCTTGGCTTGATACGTCGCCGTCGCCGTAACGCCCTGACACCTAACTAG